A single genomic interval of Stieleria maiorica harbors:
- a CDS encoding TIGR03067 domain-containing protein, whose amino-acid sequence MTFPTRPYAVLALAALLAAPAATAADKSVDDQATKQTSAEESADETITEKLQGRWEVVEAVNQGRPLPEVEVSGTYVTIAINRIVTYDRDDRQRFRAVFRVDSSTNPVQITMTSVPKLARPSEIDPPPKPDEAVAPGILRFDNEHQWTLCYAVGDAERPTKFDSPKGSKNMLMTLRRRPGDPVPDVQDTNAK is encoded by the coding sequence ATGACATTCCCTACTCGCCCCTACGCCGTACTGGCGCTTGCTGCGCTGCTCGCAGCCCCAGCGGCGACCGCTGCAGACAAGTCCGTTGATGACCAGGCCACGAAACAAACGTCTGCAGAGGAGAGCGCGGACGAGACCATCACCGAAAAACTGCAAGGCCGCTGGGAAGTGGTCGAAGCAGTCAATCAAGGCCGGCCGCTGCCCGAAGTGGAGGTGAGTGGGACCTACGTGACGATCGCGATCAACCGGATCGTTACCTATGATCGCGACGATCGGCAACGTTTTCGGGCCGTGTTCCGAGTCGATTCATCGACCAACCCGGTTCAGATCACGATGACGTCCGTGCCGAAGCTTGCCCGCCCCAGCGAGATCGACCCGCCGCCCAAACCAGACGAGGCGGTCGCGCCGGGGATCCTGCGGTTTGACAACGAGCATCAATGGACGCTGTGCTACGCGGTCGGTGATGCCGAGCGGCCGACCAAATTCGATTCGCCCAAAGGCAGCAAGAACATGTTGATGACGCTGCGGCGGCGCCCGGGCGACCCGGTGCCGGATGTGCAGGACACCAATGCGAAATAG
- a CDS encoding DUF1328 domain-containing protein, with translation MLGWALTFLIIALIAGVLGFGVIAGTAASIAKILFVVFLVLFIIGLIMGRRGPAI, from the coding sequence ATGTTGGGCTGGGCATTAACTTTCTTGATCATCGCATTGATCGCCGGCGTCTTGGGCTTCGGCGTCATCGCGGGAACCGCGGCGTCGATCGCGAAAATCCTGTTCGTTGTCTTCCTGGTGCTGTTCATCATCGGGTTGATCATGGGCCGACGCGGACCGGCGATTTAG